In the Gasterosteus aculeatus chromosome X, fGasAcu3.hap1.1, whole genome shotgun sequence genome, one interval contains:
- the LOC120808792 gene encoding protein FAM107B isoform X2, translated as MTTVFRYAVFPHLQDPREPGLSLSPGRSVMAEPDYLDGDCDELIKPKKLINPVKISRNHQDLHRELLMNQKRGLAPQNKPELQKVMEKRKREQVLKAQKEEQEAHKKRSDLEIELMKRQQKLEQLELEQHKDEEEQENTPEFVKMKSNLRRTKQEADGEERTT; from the exons ATGACGACCGTGTTCAGATACGCCGTCTTTCCTCACCTGCAGG ATCCGCGTGAGCCTGGTCTGTCGCTGTCACCAGGGAGGAGCGTCATGGCGGAGCCCGACTACCTGGACGGAGACTGCGATGAGCTCATCAAACCTAAAAAGCTGATCAACCCTGTCAAGATCTCCCGTAATCACCAGGACCTGCACCGAGAGCTGCTCATGAACCAGAAGAG GGGTCTGGCTCCTCAGAACAAACCCGAGCTGCAGAAGGTtatggagaagagaaagagggagcaaGTTCTCAAGGctcagaaggaggagcaggaggctcaCAAGAAGAGGAGTGACCTGGAGATTGAGCTCATGAAAAGACAACAGAAACTAGAGCAG ctggagctggagcaaCATAAAGATGAGGAGGAACAGGAGAACACCCCTGAGTTTGTGAAGATGAAGAGCAACCTGCGCAGAACCAAGCAGGAAGCTGACGGGGAGGAACGGACCACCTAA
- the LOC120808792 gene encoding protein FAM107B isoform X4, translating into MAEPDYLDGDCDELIKPKKLINPVKISRNHQDLHRELLMNQKRGLAPQNKPELQKVMEKRKREQVLKAQKEEQEAHKKRSDLEIELMKRQQKLEQLELEQHKDEEEQENTPEFVKMKSNLRRTKQEADGEERTT; encoded by the exons ATGGCGGAGCCCGACTACCTGGACGGAGACTGCGATGAGCTCATCAAACCTAAAAAGCTGATCAACCCTGTCAAGATCTCCCGTAATCACCAGGACCTGCACCGAGAGCTGCTCATGAACCAGAAGAG GGGTCTGGCTCCTCAGAACAAACCCGAGCTGCAGAAGGTtatggagaagagaaagagggagcaaGTTCTCAAGGctcagaaggaggagcaggaggctcaCAAGAAGAGGAGTGACCTGGAGATTGAGCTCATGAAAAGACAACAGAAACTAGAGCAG ctggagctggagcaaCATAAAGATGAGGAGGAACAGGAGAACACCCCTGAGTTTGTGAAGATGAAGAGCAACCTGCGCAGAACCAAGCAGGAAGCTGACGGGGAGGAACGGACCACCTAA
- the LOC120808792 gene encoding protein FAM107B isoform X3 translates to MSHRDPREPGLSLSPGRSVMAEPDYLDGDCDELIKPKKLINPVKISRNHQDLHRELLMNQKRGLAPQNKPELQKVMEKRKREQVLKAQKEEQEAHKKRSDLEIELMKRQQKLEQLELEQHKDEEEQENTPEFVKMKSNLRRTKQEADGEERTT, encoded by the exons ATGAGCCACCGCG ATCCGCGTGAGCCTGGTCTGTCGCTGTCACCAGGGAGGAGCGTCATGGCGGAGCCCGACTACCTGGACGGAGACTGCGATGAGCTCATCAAACCTAAAAAGCTGATCAACCCTGTCAAGATCTCCCGTAATCACCAGGACCTGCACCGAGAGCTGCTCATGAACCAGAAGAG GGGTCTGGCTCCTCAGAACAAACCCGAGCTGCAGAAGGTtatggagaagagaaagagggagcaaGTTCTCAAGGctcagaaggaggagcaggaggctcaCAAGAAGAGGAGTGACCTGGAGATTGAGCTCATGAAAAGACAACAGAAACTAGAGCAG ctggagctggagcaaCATAAAGATGAGGAGGAACAGGAGAACACCCCTGAGTTTGTGAAGATGAAGAGCAACCTGCGCAGAACCAAGCAGGAAGCTGACGGGGAGGAACGGACCACCTAA